A region of the Clostridium estertheticum subsp. estertheticum genome:
TAACACATGATTCTTTTGCAGCCAGCTATTGTAACCGTGTGATCTTCATAAAAGATGGTATTGTTAACATGGAAATTAGGAAAGATGGTACTAAAAAGGAATTTTTTGACAATATATTGGGTTGCCTTGCGCTAATTGGAGGTGCGGAAGATGACTTTTAACCAGATAGCTCTTAAAATTTTTAAAGCTAATTTGAGAAGATATTTGCTGTTTTTTCTATGCAACAGCTTTTCAATATTGGTTTTCTTTACTTATGCCACAATTTATACAAATAAAAATTTTATGAATCCTTCTAATATTAATTATTCTATTACAGGTAATATGGTAGCGCCTGGAGTAATGGTTATGCTTTTTTCAGCATTTTTTATATTTTATGCTCAGAATTCTTTTATCAAATTTAGAAAAAAGGAATTTGGACTTTTTATGGTATTAGGTATGACAAACAATTATATACAGAGAATGATGATTATCGAAAATGGTTTAATAGCAATTTTTTCTTTGCTAACAGGGTTAGTTTCAGGAACAATATTTTCAAAGTTATTTTATATGTTAATTATTAAAATAATTGATGTCAAAGGGGTACCTTTTTCTAACTCAATTCAAAGTTATATTTACACTACAATTTTCTTCACAGCTATTTACTTACTTGTAATAATAAAGGGACTTATAGAATCTTTTAGGTATGAGATAATAAATCTTTTAAAATCTACTAGAAAACAAGATGATAACTTTCTAAATAGTCCAATATGGAGTGTAATTGGAATTATACTAATAGTAATAGCTTACTTAGATATGATGATTAATAACAGCGTGGAAAATTCATCAGTATCATTACGAAGTTTGGCATTATGTTTTTTAGGAATTTACCTCTTAATTTCTAATATGGCTTGGATTTTTTCGAAGGTAACTAATTTTTTTCACTATAAGAGGTACAAAAATATTTTATTTATAGCTAATATGAAACACACCTTGGGTCAATCAAAGAAAATCCTCTTTATAATAACTTTATTTGTTAGCATGACAATATTTATGAGTACTATAGCAGTAATATTAGTAGCAGACTCTAAGAGAACGTCAACTGCGTACAATCCTTATGACATAGCATATGCAGAAATTTTTGGAAAAAACAAGATCACAGCTCCTAAGCTTGATAATATTTTAAAAAATTCTAAGACTAATTTAACTTCTTTAAAATCAATAGATTTTATATCACAGCCATACATAACAATATTATCTGATAAAAATCTAAATACGAATTTGGGAACACAGTTAAAAGTTGAAAAAGGATCTTTTACATCACTATT
Encoded here:
- a CDS encoding FtsX-like permease family protein, with the protein product MTFNQIALKIFKANLRRYLLFFLCNSFSILVFFTYATIYTNKNFMNPSNINYSITGNMVAPGVMVMLFSAFFIFYAQNSFIKFRKKEFGLFMVLGMTNNYIQRMMIIENGLIAIFSLLTGLVSGTIFSKLFYMLIIKIIDVKGVPFSNSIQSYIYTTIFFTAIYLLVIIKGLIESFRYEIINLLKSTRKQDDNFLNSPIWSVIGIILIVIAYLDMMINNSVENSSVSLRSLALCFLGIYLLISNMAWIFSKVTNFFHYKRYKNILFIANMKHTLGQSKKILFIITLFVSMTIFMSTIAVILVADSKRTSTAYNPYDIAYAEIFGKNKITAPKLDNILKNSKTNLTSLKSIDFISQPYITILSDKNLNTNLGTQLKVEKGSFTSLFQIVKDDGYEHDTSAISSLVVPIKGTNNTYKPGGKITKVLFNNIPILSNGHYVILNNNDFQNIRTNSKQNDVGTIKLMNFNDWYKTKEVLDELKSNLETSNRKNKTFFENINDDIKWFKPASRIADYLDQKQSGSYSLFLCSFVGILFFLSSVVMLHFKLLTEYDNEKIKYKKLYKIGITDNEVAKLISKELKVLFFVPYILSFFVSAFYSYHLPVKQGGQMVTLMYSLIISLIYFCFQIVFYLVYNKMYVKRLIQDLEKQK